The following proteins come from a genomic window of Thermofilaceae archaeon:
- a CDS encoding UbiA family prenyltransferase, producing the protein MGKLGAMLRLARIDHGVMAAIATLVGYALGAQGWSNMQLLPACIAVATTLSVEIGLFVFNDIYNLEEDRINAPWRPLVRGDIGVKEAWIIGLASLVLGTALSLSLGVMPALLVIVAVASGMAYNAKLKRAGLPGNIIVAFDTALPFLFGASIPSGFKIPRLAILLTSVAFLATLGREILKGILDMEGDRRVGVKTLAVVKGPAFAARVASLLMLAAVAASLLAIPLLPEEKLLLYASTVALTDALFTYVSFSLLLQKSAVAARSRKLTLLAMLTGILAFATTA; encoded by the coding sequence ATGGGCAAGCTAGGCGCTATGCTGAGATTAGCGCGAATCGATCACGGAGTAATGGCGGCGATCGCAACGCTCGTGGGATACGCTCTTGGTGCGCAGGGTTGGTCAAACATGCAGCTTCTTCCAGCTTGCATAGCAGTCGCAACAACCCTGTCCGTTGAAATAGGGCTTTTCGTCTTTAACGATATTTATAACCTCGAGGAAGATAGAATCAACGCGCCGTGGAGGCCGCTGGTTCGAGGCGACATCGGCGTTAAAGAAGCCTGGATTATCGGCTTAGCATCACTGGTACTGGGAACCGCTCTTTCGTTAAGCTTAGGGGTTATGCCCGCTCTACTTGTAATAGTAGCCGTGGCTTCAGGGATGGCTTACAACGCGAAACTAAAAAGAGCTGGATTGCCAGGAAACATCATCGTGGCCTTTGACACTGCTTTACCGTTCCTCTTCGGAGCTTCCATCCCTAGCGGCTTCAAAATACCCCGGTTAGCCATCCTCCTCACCTCAGTTGCCTTTCTTGCTACTCTAGGTAGGGAAATTCTGAAGGGCATACTAGACATGGAGGGCGATCGCAGAGTCGGGGTTAAGACATTGGCTGTAGTCAAAGGCCCAGCATTCGCAGCAAGAGTGGCCAGCCTCCTGATGCTAGCAGCCGTCGCGGCTAGCCTGCTAGCAATCCCCCTCCTCCCAGAGGAGAAACTCCTCCTTTATGCCTCCACAGTGGCTTTGACCGATGCACTCTTCACCTACGTTTCTTTCTCGCTGCTCCTTCAAAAGAGTGCTGTAGCCGCACGCAGCAGAAAGTTGACACTTCTAGCCATGCTCACCGGGATACTAGCATTCGCAACGACGGCCTGA